A stretch of the Drosophila sulfurigaster albostrigata strain 15112-1811.04 chromosome 2L, ASM2355843v2, whole genome shotgun sequence genome encodes the following:
- the LOC133849029 gene encoding uncharacterized protein LOC133849029 — MQTMQKICAESLISAVQSRTVLWNDIHKEYKNRNTTDKEWNEVGVICNCTGAAAKAKWKNLKDTYRRTLQKLPRLPSGSEAQTFNVKWPYLELMSFLKKTVAPDPTEGNLQQDDESMNDMLSDMLHEDESNMSMMSTTSTSMVAKSTPRKRKINMETEFLEIEKERLEMLRNQIGKEKETDEENKNEDLLFFKSLLPCFQKFTDIEKLEIRNEIQNILIVKIKNKE; from the exons atgcaaacaatgcaaaaaatatgCGCGGAAAGTTTAATTTCGGCTGTTCAAAGCCGAACCGTTTTATGGAACGACATTCATAAAGAgtacaaaaatagaaatactACTGATAAGGAATGGAATGAAGTAGGAGTTATTTGTAACTGTACAG GAGCTGCAGCAAAGGCCaaatggaaaaatttaaaGGATACATATAGAAGGACATTGCAAAAACTACCACGCCTACCATCAGGATCCGAAGCTCAAACATTTAATGTTAAATGGCCATACTTGGAGCTGATGTCTTTTTTAAAAAAGACAGTTGCTCCAGATCCGACTGAGGGCAATTTGCAGCAGGACGATGAAAGCATGAATGACATGCTTTCAGATATGCTTCATGAAGATGAAAGCAATATGTCTATGATGTCAACAACATCTACAAGTATGGTCGCAAAATCTACGcccagaaaaagaaaaattaatatggAAACCGAATTCTTGGAGATAGAAAAAGAGCGACTGGAAATGTTGAGAAATCAAAtcggaaaagaaaaagaaacagatgaagaaaacaaaaacgaagatttattattttttaaatcacttttgccttgttttcaaaaatttactGACATCGAAAAGTTGGAGATtagaaatgaaatacaaaatatattaattgttaagattaaaaataaggaataa